A genome region from Macaca fascicularis isolate 582-1 chromosome 3, T2T-MFA8v1.1 includes the following:
- the TMEM120A gene encoding transmembrane protein 120A, with the protein MQPPPPGPLGDCLRDWDDLQQDFQNIQETHRLYRLKLEELTKLQNNCTSSITRQKKRLQELALTLKKCKPSLPAEAEGAAQELENQMKERQGLFFDMEAYLPKKNGLYLSLVLGNVNVTLLSKQAKFAYKDEYEKFKLYLTIILILISFTCRFLLNSRVTDATFNFLLVWYYCTLTIRESILINNGSRIKGWWVFHHYVSTFLSGVMLTWPDGLMYQKFRNQFLSFSMYQSFVQFLQYYYQSGCLYRLRALGERHTMDLTVEGFQSWMWRGLTFLLPFLFFGHFWQLFNALTLFNLARDPQCKEWQVLMCGFPFLLLFLGNFFTTLRVVHQKFHSQWHGSKKD; encoded by the exons ATGCAGCCCCCGCCCCCGGGCCCGCTGGGCGACTGCCTGCGGGACTGGGATGATCTACAGCAGGACTTCCAGAACATCCAG GAGACCCATCGGCTATACCGCCTGAAGCTGGAGGAGCTGACGAAACTTCAGAACAATTGCACCAGCTCCATCACGCGGCAGAAGAAGCGGCTCCAGGAGCTGGCCCTCACCCTGAAGAA ATGCAAACCCTCCCTCCCAGCAGAGGCCGAGGGGGCCGCGCAGGAGCTGGAGAACCAGATGAAAGAGCGCCAAGGCCTGTTCTTTGACATGGAGGCCTATTTGCCCAAGAAGAATGG ATTGTACCTGAGCCTGGTTCTGGGGAACGTCAACGTCACGCTCCTGAGCAAGCAGGCTAA GTTTGCCTACAAGGACGAGTATGAGAAGTTCAAGCTCTACCTCaccatcatcctcatcctcatctccTTCACCTGCCGTTTCCTGCTCAACTCCAG GGTGACAGACGCTACCTTCAACTTCCTGCTGGTCTGGTACTACTGCACCCTGACCATCCGGGAAAGCATCCTCATCAACAACGGCTCCCG GATCAAAGGCTGGTGGGTATTCCATCACTACGTGTCCACCTTCCTGTCGGGAGTCATGCTGACGTG GCCCGATGGTCTCATGTACCAGAAATTCCGGAACCAATTCCTGTCCTTTTCCATGTACCAGA GCTTTGTGCAGTTTCTCCAGTACTACTACCAGAGTGGCTGCCTCTACCGCCTGCGGGCACTGGGTGAGCGGCACACCATGGACCTCACTGTGG AGGGCTTCCAGTCCTGGATGTGGCGGGGCCTCACCTTCctgctgccttttcttttctttggacaC TTCTGGCAGCTTTTTAACGCACTGACATTGTTCAACCTGGCCCGGGACCCTCAGTGCAAGGAGTGGCAG GTGCTTATGTGcggcttccccttcctcctcctcttcctcggCAATTTCTTCACTACCCTGAGGGTTGTGCACCAGAAGTTTCACAGTCAGTGGCATGGAAGCAAGAAGGATTGA
- the POR gene encoding NADPH--cytochrome P450 reductase, with protein MINMGDSHVDTSSTVSEAVAEEVSLFSMTDVILFSVIVGLLTYWFLFRKKKEEVPEFTKIQTLTSSVRESSFVEKMKKTGRNIIVFYGSQTGTAEEFANRLSKDAHRYGMRGMSADPEEYDLADLSSLPEIDNALVVFCMATYGEGDPTDNAQDFYDWLQETDVDLSGVKFAVFGLGNKTYEHFNAMGKYVDKRLEQLGAQRIFELGLGDDDGNLEEDFITWREQFWPAVCEHFGVEATGEESSIRQYELVVHTDIDAAKVYVGEMGRLKSYENQKPPFDAKNPFLAAVTTNRKLNQGTERHLMHLELDISDSKIRYESGDHVAVYPANDSALVNQLGKILGADLDVVMSLNNLDEESNKKHPFPCPTSYRTALTYYLDITNPPRTNVLYELAQYASEPSEQELLRKMASSSGEGKELYLSWVVEARRHILAILQDCPSLRPPIDHLCELLPRLQARYYSIASSSKVHPNSVHICAVVVEYETKAGRINKGVATNWLRAKEPAGENGGRALVPMFVRKSQFRLPFKATTPVIMVGPGTGVAPFIGFIQERAWLRQQGKEVGETLLYYGCRRSDEDYLYREELAQFHRDGALTQLNVAFSREQSHKVYVQHLLKRDREHLWKLIEGGAHIYVCGDARNMARDVQNTFYDIVAELGAMEHAQAVDYVKKLMTKGRYSLDVWS; from the exons GACCAGCTCTGTCAGAGAGAGCAGCTTCgtggaaaagatgaagaaaacg GGGAGGAACATCATCGTGTTCTACGGCTCCCAGACGGGGACTGCAGAGGAGTTTGCCAACCGCCTGTCCAAGGACGCCCACCGCTATGGGATGCGAGGCATGTCAGCGGACCCCGAGGAGTATGACTTG GCGGACCTGAGCAGCCTGCCGGAGATCGACAACGCCCTGGTGGTTTTCTGCATGGCCACCTACGGCGAGGGGGACCCCACCGACAATGCCCAGGACTTCTACGACTGGCTCCAGGAGACGGACGTGGATCTCTCTGGGGTCAAGTTTGCG GTGTTTGGTCTTGGGAACAAAACCTACGAGCACTTCAATGCCATGGGCAAGTACGTGGACAAGCGGCTGGAGCAGCTCGGCGCCCAGCGCATCTTTGAGCTGGGCTTGGGCGACGACGATGGGAA CTTGGAGGAGGACTTCATCACCTGGCGAGAGCAGTTCTGGCCGGCCGTGTGCGAGCACTTTGGGGTGGAAGCCACTGGCGAGGAGTCCAG CATTCGCCAGTACGAGCTTGTGGTCCACACTGACATAGACGCGGCCAAGGTGTACGTGGGGGAGATGGGCCGGCTGAAGAGCTACGAGAACCAGAAGCC cCCCTTTGATGCCAAGAATCCATTCCTGGCTGCAGTCACCACCAACCGGAAGCTGAACCAGGGGACCGAGCGCCACCTCATGCACCTGGAATTGGACATCTCGGACTCCAAAATCAG GTATGAATCTGGGGACCACGTGGCTGTGTACCCGGCCAACGACTCTGCCCTCGTCAATCAGCTGGGCAAAATCCTGGGTGCCGACCTGGATGTCGTCATGTCCCTGAACAACCTGGATG AGGAGTCCAACAAGAAGCACCCATTCCCGTGCCCCACGTCCTACCGCACCGCCCTCACCTACTACCTGGACATCACCAACCCTCCGCGCACCAACGTGCTGTACGAGCTGGCGCAGTACGCCTCGGAGCCCTCGGAGCAGGAGCTGCTGCGCAAGATGGCCTCCTCCTCCGGCGAGGGCAAG GAGCTGTACCTGAGCTGGGTGGTGGAGGCCCGGAGGCACATCCTGGCCATCCTGCAGGACTGCCCGTCCTTGCGGCCCCCCATTGACCACCTGTGTGAGCTGCTGCCGCGCCTGCAGGCCCGCTACTACTCCATCGCCTCATCCTCCAAG GTCCATCCCAACTCTGTACACATCTGTGCGGTGGTTGTGGAGTACGAGACCAAGGCCGGCCGCATCAACAAGGGCGTGGCCACCAACTGGCTGCGGGCCAAGGAGCCTGCTGGGGAGAACGGCGGCCGCGCGCTGGTGCCCATGTTCGTGCGCAAGTCCCAGTTCCGCCTGCCCTTCAAGGCCACCACGCCTGTCATCATGGTGGGCCCCGGCACTGGGGTGGCCCCCTTCATAGGCTTCATCCAGGAGCGGGCCTGGCTGCGGCAGCAGG GCAAGGAGGTGGGGGAGACGCTGCTGTACTATGGCTGCCGCCGCTCGGATGAGGACTACCTGTACCGGGAGGAGCTGGCGCAGTTCCACAGGGACGGCGCGCTCACCCAGCTCAACGTGGCCTTCTCCCGGGAGCAGTCCCACAAG GTCTACGTCCAGCACCTGCTAAAGCGGGACCGAGAGCACCTGTGGAAGCTGATCGAAGGCGGCGCCCACATCTATGTCTGTGG GGATGCACGGAACATGGCCAGGGACGTGCAGAACACCTTCTACGACATCGTGGCTGAGCTCGGGGCCATGGAGCACGCCCAGGCCGTGGACTATGTCAAGAAGCTGATGACCAAGGGCCGCTACTCCCTGGACGTGTGGAGCTAG